TGAAAGAGGTACTGGCCATAATTCCCAACAAAACTACCTGAGTTCACCCAGTTCATCATGCAGGGTGACCACGCCACCTATTATGGTAATGGCCGGAGCCTTGACGCCTCTTTCCTCTGCCAGTTTGACAATGTTTTCCAGCGTACCTACTGTGGTCCTCTGGTCGGGCCGGGTTCCCCGCTCGATAAGTGCCACCGGGGTTGCAGGGTCTTTGCCATACTTCATCAGTTCATTCACGTTTCTGGGCAGCATGCTGACTCCCATCAGGATGACTATGGTTCCGCTGAACTTTGCCAGTGCGTCCCAGTCAAGGGCCGAATCTTCCTTTGTGGGGTCTTCATGCCCTGTGATAAATGTCACCATACTGGCATGGTCCCTGTGGGTAACAGGTATGCCTGCATAGGCCGGTGCCGCAATTGCAGATGTGATGCCGGGCACGATTTCAACTTCTATGCCATCTCGTACCAGCACCTGCGCTTCCTCGCCGCCACGTCCGAATACATAGGGGTCGCCGCCTTTCAACCTGACCACCATCTTTCCCTCTTTAGCTTTATCCACCAGTACCTGGTTGATCTGCTCCTGTTTGAGAGTGTGGCTGCCTGCATATTTGCCGGCATCTATCTTTTCCGCGTTTTTTGGCATGCTGGCCAGGATCTGCTCTCCGGGAAGCTGGTCATATACTATGACCTCGGCCTCGTCTATGAGCCTGCGTGCTTTTAGCGTGAGCAGTTCCGGGTCACCCGGACCGCTGCCTACAAGGTATACCTTACCCAGTTTTTTGCTGTTCATATGTTAGTCTCCGATGTATGCACTCATGAATTGAACTCAATTGAATTTCCGACCATTTGATAACATTTCTACCGCCTCACTGACCAGTTCGGCGCCTCCCTGCTCAACAATTTGATGACCCAACCGTTTTGCTTCTTCCTCACACCTATCAAGAGGCACAACCTCGTCCACTTTGACAAACCTGTCGCCTTCCAGTGACAGCACCTCAGCCCGTATCCTCATACCACTGCCCACCCTGGTAGCAAAAGCGGCAATAGGCACCAGACAGCCCCCCCCAAGGATTCCAATTACAATACGCTCAAGCCGGGTCTCAAGATTCGTGGGAGGATGGTCCAGCAGCGATACGGCTTTGTGGCCTTCAGTATCCTTTGGCGTCACCACCACAATGGTCCCCTGGTTGGCGGACGGGCAGAAATTATCAGGGTCAAGCTGCACCACGTCCAGTTCCCAGCCCATACGCTGCAGTCCGGCCTCTGCCAGCAGGATACCATCATACTGACCTTCCTCAAGTTTTCGGCGGCGGGTATTGATATTACCCCGCAGGTCCTGAATATTCAGGTCGGGCCTGTATCTAAGAAGCTGGGCGCGCCTGCGCATACTTGTGGTGCCGATGATAGCCCCTTCAGGCAGTTCATCCAGCGTGGAACCGTCGTTCGTCAGCAACACATCCAGGGGCGAATCACGTTCCAGTACGGCAGCGATGGCCAGTTTATCAGGTCGCTCCGTGGGGATGTCCTTCATGCTGTGGACCGCGATATCGATCTCGCCTTCCAGCATCCTGTCATCCAGTTCGCGCACGAATGCACCCACTCCCGGCACCTCGTGCAGGGGGCGGTCAGTGAAGGCATCACCGCTTGTCTTTATGATCTTGCGCCTGGTATCAAATCCGCGCTCCTTTAGCATAGCAGCTACCTTGTCTGCCTGCGCCAGGGCCAGGGCACTTCCCCGTGTACCGATTATCATTGCTCAGGGCCTCAGGTTCTCTTCATATGCCTTGAGGGTGGCATCAATATCTTCATCAGTATGTGCAGCGGACAGGAAATTGGTCTCGAACTGCGACGGTGGCAGGAACACGCCGCTATCGAGCATCCTGTGGAAGAAATTAAAGTAACCTTCCTTATCACAGTTCAAAGCTTCCTGGTAATTGGCAGGCATCTCGCCAAAGAACACCTTGAACATAGAACCTACACCGCTGACATTGTAGTCCAGTCCCAGGTCGTTCACGGTATCCCGCAACATGGCGCGCAGGCCGTCTGATTTCTGGTTCACCTTTTCGTGTACCTTCTCTTTTTCAAGCACGTCAAGAGTGGCAAGTGAAGCTGCCAGTGACAATGGGTGTCCGTTAAAGGTCCCTGCCTGATACACTTTACCGGCAGGTGATATGTGTTGCATAATATCACGGCGACCGCCTATCACACCAATCGGAAGACCACCTCCCACTATCTTGCCCAGTGTGGTCAGGTCGGGTGAAACATTGTAATATTCCTGTGCACCTCCCATGGCAAGCCTGAACCCCGTTATCACTTCATCAAAGATGAGCAGGACATCATTCTCTTTCGTTACTTTCCTTACCTGTTCCAGATAACCTTCTTCAGGAAGGATCGGGCCGATATTACCCATGACAGGTTCCATGATGAGGGCTGCCACCTCGCCATTATATCCATCTATGGCTTCAACAATGGCATCAATATCATTGTATGGGACCTGCAGGGTATGCTTCGTGAAGTCCCTGGGAACACCCAGAGAATCCGGTGCACCCTGCGTGGTCGCACCGCTCCCTGCCTTTACCAGGACCGCATCATGGGCTCCATGGAACCCGCCCTCTATCTTGATGATCTTGTTCTTGCCCGTATAACCCCTGGCTGCCCGGATAGCTCCCATAGTGGCCTCAGTACCGGTCGACACGAACCTGACCATATCGATACTGAAATAATTGTCACAGATACGTTCTGCAAGTTTCACTTCCATTTCGGTAGGCGTCCCGTAGAGCCAGCCCTGGTCCAACTGGGCACGGATGGCTTCCTTGATAGCCGGATGGTTGTGTCCCAGCATAAGTGGCCCGTATCCCAGACAATAATCGATGTACGTATTACCGTCAACATCAGTGAGTTTTGAGCCGTCGGCACTTTTTGTGTAGAACGGGTACGGGTTTATTGCCCTTACCGGGCTGCTTACTCCGCCGGGGAGCAGGTCCTTTGCTTTGCTGAACAATTGTTTCGATTTTTCGCGCTTCATATGAAATACCACAGGAATGTAGATAACCAAATATTTTTTCTATTGATTCTTTTACAGAACTATGCTCCTAAAATGATAGTTTATACATATATTATATTCGCAGAATACATTCCAAATCTTTTTCATCGATTTGTTGTACAGATTAATCTCGTACTACTGGCAGGATTATGAATATTGTCACGCTCATTTCTCTACTAATTTTCGGTAATACCTGTCCTTTTCACTAAAGATACATCCGCAATAAGGTTGGCGGTACAGTTCCAGGTCCCTGCACAGCTGGTAGGTTTCCTTATACCCGGGACGGTAATCCCGGTAAAAAAAATCCACCCCGTATTCTGATGCAAGACCCTCGCCGATATCTTTTATCATCTCATGTTTCTGGTAAGGGGAAATGAGCAAGGTAGACGTGTACACAGGAATGCCCATGTCAGATGCCTGTCTGGCTGCTGCCTCCAGCCTGAGGGTGTAGCAGAGGTGGCACCTGTCTTCCACTT
The window above is part of the ANME-2 cluster archaeon genome. Proteins encoded here:
- the cobA gene encoding uroporphyrinogen-III C-methyltransferase, giving the protein MNSKKLGKVYLVGSGPGDPELLTLKARRLIDEAEVIVYDQLPGEQILASMPKNAEKIDAGKYAGSHTLKQEQINQVLVDKAKEGKMVVRLKGGDPYVFGRGGEEAQVLVRDGIEVEIVPGITSAIAAPAYAGIPVTHRDHASMVTFITGHEDPTKEDSALDWDALAKFSGTIVILMGVSMLPRNVNELMKYGKDPATPVALIERGTRPDQRTTVGTLENIVKLAEERGVKAPAITIIGGVVTLHDELGELR
- the hemL gene encoding glutamate-1-semialdehyde 2,1-aminomutase, with product MKREKSKQLFSKAKDLLPGGVSSPVRAINPYPFYTKSADGSKLTDVDGNTYIDYCLGYGPLMLGHNHPAIKEAIRAQLDQGWLYGTPTEMEVKLAERICDNYFSIDMVRFVSTGTEATMGAIRAARGYTGKNKIIKIEGGFHGAHDAVLVKAGSGATTQGAPDSLGVPRDFTKHTLQVPYNDIDAIVEAIDGYNGEVAALIMEPVMGNIGPILPEEGYLEQVRKVTKENDVLLIFDEVITGFRLAMGGAQEYYNVSPDLTTLGKIVGGGLPIGVIGGRRDIMQHISPAGKVYQAGTFNGHPLSLAASLATLDVLEKEKVHEKVNQKSDGLRAMLRDTVNDLGLDYNVSGVGSMFKVFFGEMPANYQEALNCDKEGYFNFFHRMLDSGVFLPPSQFETNFLSAAHTDEDIDATLKAYEENLRP
- a CDS encoding epoxyqueuosine reductase QueH, with product MNINVGELNMEMLLHICCAPCATYTVRALRDEGFEPVGYFYNPNIHPFTEYRRRLETLQQYAEVVKLDVVYRDEYMLEEFIKQAFEVEDRCHLCYTLRLEAAARQASDMGIPVYTSTLLISPYQKHEMIKDIGEGLASEYGVDFFYRDYRPGYKETYQLCRDLELYRQPYCGCIFSEKDRYYRKLVEK
- the hemC gene encoding hydroxymethylbilane synthase, coding for MIIGTRGSALALAQADKVAAMLKERGFDTRRKIIKTSGDAFTDRPLHEVPGVGAFVRELDDRMLEGEIDIAVHSMKDIPTERPDKLAIAAVLERDSPLDVLLTNDGSTLDELPEGAIIGTTSMRRRAQLLRYRPDLNIQDLRGNINTRRRKLEEGQYDGILLAEAGLQRMGWELDVVQLDPDNFCPSANQGTIVVVTPKDTEGHKAVSLLDHPPTNLETRLERIVIGILGGGCLVPIAAFATRVGSGMRIRAEVLSLEGDRFVKVDEVVPLDRCEEEAKRLGHQIVEQGGAELVSEAVEMLSNGRKFN